A portion of the Vreelandella subglaciescola genome contains these proteins:
- a CDS encoding paraquat-inducible protein A, protein MINYRFLKRPALTNQAPYVDRSPPEARTQRRRLRACHECDWVCALPPLSPGEKAACPRCECTLVRRHHYPAQRSMALAIAAFIALLAAVSFPFISFSVSGVSNRIGLAQTATAMISFHQPIVAIVVIMTIVVLPACYLLAVMWLQTGLMRHRPLPFSRDIARTLAHLTPWMMADVFIIGALVSLIKIAGLAEISLGLSFWAFCVFAFLLLLTSQSLDADWMWFSLDGEPLAPEGTQAAATAAEQQLTGCPTCGLVNRLQNNGQKTRCRRCHERLHARHPHSLQRTWAFLVAAAILYIPANLYPIMNVTSLGETSSSTIIGGVIELYQTGSWPIALVIFVASVMVPVGKLFALSWLCLVVKRSHALNAHSRTVLYRITEFIGRWSMVDVFVVAILVALIRAGTLMSITPGPAELAFGAVVVLTMLAAMSFDPRLIWDQTRSHAAPPHTASQGIVDG, encoded by the coding sequence TTGATCAATTATCGCTTTCTCAAGCGGCCTGCATTAACCAACCAGGCACCGTATGTCGACCGCTCTCCTCCCGAAGCGCGCACCCAGCGCCGGCGGCTTCGTGCCTGCCATGAGTGCGACTGGGTCTGTGCGCTACCGCCCCTGAGCCCAGGCGAAAAGGCCGCCTGCCCGCGCTGCGAATGTACGCTCGTACGGCGTCACCACTACCCCGCTCAGCGCAGCATGGCGCTGGCCATTGCGGCTTTTATCGCGCTGTTGGCCGCCGTGTCCTTTCCCTTTATCAGTTTTAGCGTCAGTGGCGTCAGCAACCGCATCGGGCTTGCACAGACCGCCACGGCGATGATCAGCTTCCATCAGCCGATTGTCGCCATCGTTGTCATCATGACGATTGTGGTATTGCCGGCCTGCTATCTGCTTGCCGTGATGTGGCTGCAAACGGGCCTCATGCGTCACCGCCCCTTGCCGTTTAGCCGCGATATTGCACGCACCCTGGCGCACCTTACGCCGTGGATGATGGCCGACGTGTTTATTATTGGTGCGCTGGTCAGCCTGATTAAAATCGCCGGCCTTGCCGAGATTTCACTCGGCCTGTCGTTCTGGGCATTTTGCGTTTTCGCGTTTTTGCTGCTGCTGACCAGCCAGTCTCTGGATGCCGACTGGATGTGGTTTTCACTCGACGGAGAGCCGCTGGCCCCTGAAGGCACGCAAGCCGCGGCGACTGCGGCCGAACAACAACTCACCGGCTGCCCTACCTGCGGACTGGTCAACCGCTTGCAGAATAATGGCCAGAAAACACGCTGCCGACGCTGTCATGAGCGCTTGCACGCACGCCACCCGCATAGCCTTCAACGTACCTGGGCATTTTTAGTGGCTGCCGCCATCCTGTATATTCCGGCCAACCTGTATCCGATAATGAATGTGACAAGCTTGGGGGAAACCTCTTCTTCTACCATTATCGGCGGTGTGATAGAGCTTTATCAGACAGGTTCATGGCCTATTGCCCTCGTTATTTTCGTTGCCAGCGTCATGGTGCCGGTAGGCAAACTGTTTGCCCTTTCCTGGCTTTGCCTTGTCGTCAAACGCAGCCACGCACTCAACGCCCATAGCCGCACCGTGCTTTATCGCATCACCGAGTTTATTGGCCGCTGGTCGATGGTCGATGTATTTGTCGTGGCGATACTCGTTGCGTTGATTCGCGCCGGCACGCTGATGTCGATCACTCCCGGCCCCGCGGAACTTGCCTTCGGCGCCGTCGTTGTGCTCACTATGCTGGCAGCCATGTCTTTTGATCCGCGCCTGATATGGGATCAGACTCGGTCCCACGCCGCGCCCCCACACACAGCCTCCCAGGGAATTGTTGATGGCTAA
- a CDS encoding calcium/sodium antiporter, with protein MLLPVLAVVAGLILLVWSADKFIDGAAATSRWLGLSPLLIGMLVIGFGTSAPEMMVSVLAALEGSPELAVGNAYGSNIANIGLVLGFVALLTPLAVHSSVIRREMPVLMVVTLLTGIILLDGLVARWEAAVILLVLAGFMLFSVLQSRAQKNDALTDEVSETLNSHPLSRGVALTWTLVGLVVLVASSRLLVWGAVEIATAFGVSELIIGLTVVAIGTSLPELASSISALRRKEHDMVLGNVVGSNLFNTLGVVGLAGVITPIEAGSDVLTRDWVVMTVMTILMIVFAFSWRGRPRRINRLEGGILLALFVAYTSYMVSLVMS; from the coding sequence ATGTTGCTTCCCGTCCTTGCCGTTGTGGCCGGCCTGATTCTATTGGTTTGGAGTGCCGACAAGTTTATCGATGGTGCGGCGGCAACGTCACGCTGGCTGGGGTTATCGCCGCTTTTGATCGGTATGCTGGTCATCGGTTTTGGCACCTCGGCACCGGAAATGATGGTGTCGGTACTGGCTGCTCTGGAAGGTAGCCCAGAGCTTGCCGTGGGTAACGCCTATGGCTCTAATATTGCCAATATCGGCCTTGTGTTGGGCTTTGTTGCGCTATTGACGCCGCTCGCCGTGCATTCCAGCGTTATTCGCCGAGAGATGCCTGTGTTGATGGTGGTCACACTGCTGACCGGCATCATACTGCTGGATGGTTTGGTGGCACGCTGGGAGGCCGCCGTTATCCTGTTGGTTCTTGCGGGCTTCATGCTATTCAGTGTTTTGCAGTCGCGGGCGCAGAAAAACGATGCCTTGACGGATGAGGTCAGTGAAACGCTAAACAGTCATCCCCTGTCTCGGGGCGTGGCGCTTACCTGGACGCTGGTGGGGCTGGTCGTGCTGGTGGCGAGTTCTCGTCTGCTGGTATGGGGAGCGGTGGAAATCGCCACTGCTTTTGGCGTCAGCGAACTTATTATCGGTCTGACGGTGGTGGCGATTGGTACGTCATTGCCCGAACTGGCCTCGTCAATTAGCGCGCTGCGGCGCAAAGAGCACGATATGGTGCTGGGTAACGTCGTCGGGTCTAACCTGTTCAATACATTGGGCGTTGTCGGGCTTGCCGGCGTGATTACACCGATTGAGGCGGGATCTGACGTTCTCACACGGGACTGGGTCGTGATGACGGTGATGACCATACTAATGATCGTTTTCGCCTTTTCCTGGCGCGGGCGCCCACGCCGGATAAACCGTCTGGAAGGTGGCATCCTGCTGGCGCTGTTTGTGGCTTATACCTCGTATATGGTATCGCTCGTTATGTCCTGA
- a CDS encoding adenosine deaminase, whose amino-acid sequence MQDFLQQLPKVELHLHIEGTLEPELMFKLASRNGITLPYATVDEVRDAYRFDDLPGFLALYFQGMDVLRTSQDFHDLAMTYFMRAHEEGVVHLDMHFDPQAHLQRGVTLEAVMQGLLSARQEAEQSLDLTVGVIMAFLRDRPADEALAVLEQASPFWSQLDAVGLDSAENGNPPGEFASVFSRAAELGLARVAHAGEEGPADYIIEALDMLGVERVDHGVRCLEDETLVKRLSDEQTVLTVCPLSNVSLGVVKELGDHPLPAMLDAGLNVTISSDDPAYFGGGMLANHQACFEAFGWDEATFYQLTRNAIEAGFMSRDRRADLLDRLERLANE is encoded by the coding sequence ATGCAAGATTTCTTACAGCAGCTGCCCAAGGTAGAGCTGCATCTGCATATAGAGGGCACGCTGGAGCCAGAGCTGATGTTCAAGCTTGCCAGCCGCAATGGCATTACGCTGCCTTATGCCACCGTTGATGAGGTCAGGGACGCCTACCGGTTTGACGACTTGCCAGGCTTTCTGGCGCTCTATTTTCAGGGAATGGACGTGCTGCGTACGTCGCAGGATTTTCATGACCTGGCCATGACGTACTTCATGCGAGCGCATGAAGAGGGCGTTGTGCATCTGGATATGCATTTTGATCCGCAGGCGCACCTGCAGCGCGGCGTCACGCTTGAAGCCGTCATGCAAGGCCTGCTGAGTGCCAGGCAGGAGGCGGAGCAATCGCTGGATTTGACGGTCGGCGTTATCATGGCGTTTTTGCGTGATCGGCCCGCCGACGAGGCGCTCGCCGTGCTGGAACAGGCCAGCCCTTTCTGGTCACAGCTTGATGCGGTCGGCCTGGATAGCGCCGAAAATGGTAATCCGCCAGGTGAGTTCGCCAGCGTTTTTTCGCGTGCCGCTGAGCTGGGGCTGGCGCGAGTGGCGCACGCCGGCGAGGAGGGGCCCGCTGATTATATAATCGAGGCACTGGACATGCTCGGGGTGGAGCGTGTTGACCACGGCGTAAGGTGCCTGGAAGACGAAACGCTGGTTAAACGGTTAAGCGATGAGCAAACGGTATTGACCGTCTGCCCGCTATCCAACGTAAGCCTGGGCGTGGTCAAGGAATTGGGGGATCACCCGCTTCCCGCCATGCTTGATGCTGGGCTGAATGTCACTATCAGTTCGGACGATCCGGCCTATTTCGGAGGTGGCATGCTGGCGAACCATCAGGCGTGTTTCGAAGCGTTTGGCTGGGATGAAGCTACTTTTTATCAGCTCACCCGCAATGCTATCGAAGCCGGCTTCATGTCTCGTGATAGGCGCGCTGATCTGCTGGATCGATTGGAGCGTTTGGCGAATGAATAA